Proteins from a genomic interval of Vanacampus margaritifer isolate UIUO_Vmar chromosome 4, RoL_Vmar_1.0, whole genome shotgun sequence:
- the tub gene encoding tubby protein homolog isoform X1, producing MEGVGGNRSMSYSRWSYDSTLDDEGTTLRQQKLDRQRVLLEQKQKKKRQEPLMVQSNVDGRSRTRRTKQSEEQAPLVESYLSSNSSTIYHVQEAKQEEVKVKADPQPPRSAKKGRASASSTPQTGSDKKERRAKHKAGMDSLACQSEDSQIQILTVGHPSSEDGDVEPVMSCTPSQSKQDLRVTMLKKGISSSMNFDEEEDDDDEISSTSSQLNNNTRPGSATSKKSCKEVASAPTPPVTEPAIDVEDLEEFSLRPAPQGVRVKCRITRDKKGMDRGMYPTYYLHLEREDGKKVFLLAGRKRKKSKTSNYLISIDPTDLSRGGESFIGKLRSNLMGTKFTVYDSGLNPMKTTTSLEDSSMRQELAAICYETNVLGFKGPRKMSVIIPGMNMDHERVSIRPRNDHESLLARWQNKNTESVIELHNKTPVWNDDTQSYVLNFHGRVTQASVKNFQIIHDNDPDYIVMQFGRVAEDVFTMDYNYPMCALQAFAIALSSFDSKLACE from the exons ATGACGAGGGCACCACCCTCCGACAGCAGAAGCTTGATCGGCAG CGAGTGCTCCTTGAgcaaaagcagaagaagaagcgtCAAGAACCTTTGATGGTCCAGTCCAACGTGGATGGACGATCTCGCACCCGCCGCACCAAACAGAGTGAGGAGCAGGCTCCTTTGGTGGAATCCTACCTCAGCAGTAACAGCAGCACCATCTACCATG TTCAAGAAGCCAAGCAGGAGGAGGTGAAAGTGAAAGCAGACCCGCAGCCGCCTCGCTCAGCGAAAAAGGGCAGAGCGTCGGCCAGCTCCACTCCTCAGACAGGCAGTGACAAGAAGGAGAGGAGAGCGAAGCACAAAG CAGGAATGGACAGCCTGGCCTGCCAATCAGAGGACAGTCAGATCCAAATCTTAACAGTCGGTCACCCCTCGTCAGAAGATGGCGATGTCGAGCCGGTCATGAGCTGCACTCCGTCACAGAGCAAGCAGGACCTACGGGTGACCATGCTCAAAAAAG GCATATCCAGCAGTATGAATTTTGATGAGGAAgaagatgatgacgatgaaATTAGTTCCACTTCCTCACAgctcaacaacaacacaagaCCAGGCTCTGCCACCAGCAAGAAGTCATGCAAG GAGGTTGCATCAGCGCCAACTCCACCAGTCACTGAACCCGCCATTGATGTGGAAGACCTGGAAGAGTTTTCCTTGCGACCTGCACCGCAGGGGGTCCGAGTGAAGTGCAGAATCACCAGGGATAAGAAAGGCATGGACAGAGGCATGTACCCCACCTACTATCTTCACTTGGAGCGAGAGGATGGCAAGAAG GTGTTCCTGTTAGCAGGcaggaagaggaaaaagagTAAAACCTCCAATTACCTCATCTCTATTGATCCCACTGATCTGTCTCGAGGTGGAGAAAGCTTCATTGGTAAATTGAG GTCAAACCTCATGGGGACCAAGTTCACTGTATACGACAGTGGTCTGAACCCGATGAAGACCACCACCAGCCTTGAAGACAGCAGTATGCGCCAAGAGCTCGCAGCCATTTGCTAT GAAACCAATGTCTTGGGATTTAAGGGACCTCGTAAAATGAGCGTTATCATCCCAGGCATGAACATGGACCATGAGAGAGTGTCAATTCGCCCACGAAAT GACCATGAGTCATTGCTGGCAAGGTGGCAGAACAAGAACACAGAGAGTGTGATTGAACTTCATAACAAAACTCCGGTGTGGAATGATGATACACAATCGTATGTGCTCAACTTCCACGGCAGAGTGACTCAGGCCTCTGTCAAAAATTTCCAAATCATTCACGACAACGACC CTGACTACATTGTGATGCAGTTTGGCCGTGTGGCAGAGGACGTCTTCACCATGGACTATAACTACCCAATGTGTGCCCTTCAAGCCTTTGCCATCGCCCTCTCCAGCTTTGACAGCAAGTTAGCCTGCGAATAG
- the tub gene encoding tubby protein homolog isoform X3: MSSKHTSDWIPYSTLDDEGTTLRQQKLDRQRVLLEQKQKKKRQEPLMVQSNVDGRSRTRRTKQSEEQAPLVESYLSSNSSTIYHVQEAKQEEVKVKADPQPPRSAKKGRASASSTPQTGSDKKERRAKHKAGMDSLACQSEDSQIQILTVGHPSSEDGDVEPVMSCTPSQSKQDLRVTMLKKGISSSMNFDEEEDDDDEISSTSSQLNNNTRPGSATSKKSCKEVASAPTPPVTEPAIDVEDLEEFSLRPAPQGVRVKCRITRDKKGMDRGMYPTYYLHLEREDGKKVFLLAGRKRKKSKTSNYLISIDPTDLSRGGESFIGKLRSNLMGTKFTVYDSGLNPMKTTTSLEDSSMRQELAAICYETNVLGFKGPRKMSVIIPGMNMDHERVSIRPRNDHESLLARWQNKNTESVIELHNKTPVWNDDTQSYVLNFHGRVTQASVKNFQIIHDNDPDYIVMQFGRVAEDVFTMDYNYPMCALQAFAIALSSFDSKLACE; this comes from the exons ATGACGAGGGCACCACCCTCCGACAGCAGAAGCTTGATCGGCAG CGAGTGCTCCTTGAgcaaaagcagaagaagaagcgtCAAGAACCTTTGATGGTCCAGTCCAACGTGGATGGACGATCTCGCACCCGCCGCACCAAACAGAGTGAGGAGCAGGCTCCTTTGGTGGAATCCTACCTCAGCAGTAACAGCAGCACCATCTACCATG TTCAAGAAGCCAAGCAGGAGGAGGTGAAAGTGAAAGCAGACCCGCAGCCGCCTCGCTCAGCGAAAAAGGGCAGAGCGTCGGCCAGCTCCACTCCTCAGACAGGCAGTGACAAGAAGGAGAGGAGAGCGAAGCACAAAG CAGGAATGGACAGCCTGGCCTGCCAATCAGAGGACAGTCAGATCCAAATCTTAACAGTCGGTCACCCCTCGTCAGAAGATGGCGATGTCGAGCCGGTCATGAGCTGCACTCCGTCACAGAGCAAGCAGGACCTACGGGTGACCATGCTCAAAAAAG GCATATCCAGCAGTATGAATTTTGATGAGGAAgaagatgatgacgatgaaATTAGTTCCACTTCCTCACAgctcaacaacaacacaagaCCAGGCTCTGCCACCAGCAAGAAGTCATGCAAG GAGGTTGCATCAGCGCCAACTCCACCAGTCACTGAACCCGCCATTGATGTGGAAGACCTGGAAGAGTTTTCCTTGCGACCTGCACCGCAGGGGGTCCGAGTGAAGTGCAGAATCACCAGGGATAAGAAAGGCATGGACAGAGGCATGTACCCCACCTACTATCTTCACTTGGAGCGAGAGGATGGCAAGAAG GTGTTCCTGTTAGCAGGcaggaagaggaaaaagagTAAAACCTCCAATTACCTCATCTCTATTGATCCCACTGATCTGTCTCGAGGTGGAGAAAGCTTCATTGGTAAATTGAG GTCAAACCTCATGGGGACCAAGTTCACTGTATACGACAGTGGTCTGAACCCGATGAAGACCACCACCAGCCTTGAAGACAGCAGTATGCGCCAAGAGCTCGCAGCCATTTGCTAT GAAACCAATGTCTTGGGATTTAAGGGACCTCGTAAAATGAGCGTTATCATCCCAGGCATGAACATGGACCATGAGAGAGTGTCAATTCGCCCACGAAAT GACCATGAGTCATTGCTGGCAAGGTGGCAGAACAAGAACACAGAGAGTGTGATTGAACTTCATAACAAAACTCCGGTGTGGAATGATGATACACAATCGTATGTGCTCAACTTCCACGGCAGAGTGACTCAGGCCTCTGTCAAAAATTTCCAAATCATTCACGACAACGACC CTGACTACATTGTGATGCAGTTTGGCCGTGTGGCAGAGGACGTCTTCACCATGGACTATAACTACCCAATGTGTGCCCTTCAAGCCTTTGCCATCGCCCTCTCCAGCTTTGACAGCAAGTTAGCCTGCGAATAG
- the ric3a gene encoding protein RIC-3 has translation MSDNNREYWIYRSREIKIVELDNMSITTCQKITLISCSVLCVSLFLPRMLLPRAKKEMGQPQVGPGFHPPGMHQVSLSDDPEQWGVDPFHSVTYNAEATAKVRSIGRGKKYNLMAQAIPIYGFGILLYILYIIHKLTCKDKNTKSETYSTSMSMEGNMATDDDLAKLQERLLQSESIMARIVSGNTCASGSGRRRKSKSTPTKKEEKLLRQLRQIAQVMQEGRVEGASPEMEAEEVPYSADWEGYPEETYPEYEVPDYKCEFEHVAPEKPTSQPTAEALAERMEQEEEEVVARKLSVVKEEDEDEEEEEEGAEEEGADAEDVEEDTEEEEEEEEAEAEKRLLLVPLASQPSTNTQHERLGLQVYNELQAQMGGRKHISFNDHRDVFHYPKEDTHEEEMEKEEEEDVGEDDGTEVEEEEADEEDPVTEAERLQFSSAGCPNPEEEAEQEEAEYLSMFEESDSNVHIDIPKEVCGLRMRNRRET, from the exons ATGAGCGACAACAACCGAGAATACTGGATTTACCGTTCAAGGGAAATCAAAATTGTTGAGTTAGACAACATGTCCATCACAACCTGTCAGAAAATTACTCTGATATCATGCTCGGTCCTGTGCGTGTCTCTCTTCTTGCCCAGGATGCTTTTACCCAGAGCCAAAAAGGAGATGGGACAGCCGCAGG TTGGCCCTGGGTTCCACCCGCCAGGGATGCATCAGGTGTCGTTGTCCGATGACCCGGAACAGTGGGGTGTGGACCCGTTCCATTCAGTGACATACAACGCTGAGGCTACTGCTAAAGTCAGAAGCATTGGACGTGGTAAAAAATACAATCTGATGGCTCAAGCCATACCCATATATGGATTTGGGATTCTTCTTTACATCCTCTATATAATCCACAag TTGACTTGCAAGGACAAGAACACAAAATCagaaacatacagtacaagtaTGAGCATGGAGGGGAATATGG CAACTGACGATGATCTTGCCAAACTACAGGAGCGACTACTTCAGTCAGAAAGCATTATGGCGAGGATTGTCTCAGGAAATACTTGTGCTTCTGGGAg TGGAAGACGCAGGAAAAGTAAGTCGACGCCGACAAAGAAGGAAGAGAAACTCCTCAGGCAGCTGAGGCAGATTGCACAAGTAATGCAAGAGGGCCGCGTGGAGGGTGCCTCCCCGGAGATGGAGGCCGAGGAAGTCCCTTACAGTGCAGATTGGGAAG GCTATCCAGAGGAGACCTACCCTGAATATGAAGTACCCGATTACAAATGTGAATTTGAGCATGTGGCCCCAGAGAAGCCCACTAGCCAGCCCACTGCGGAGGCCCTGGCAGAGCGAATGGagcaagaggaggaagaggttgTAGCACGGAAACTTTCTGTTgtaaaagaggaggatgaagacgaggaggaggaggaggaaggtgcGGAGGAGGAAGGCGCGGATGCGGAAGATGTGGAGGAAGAtacggaggaggaagaagaagaggaggaagcagAAGCTGAGAAAAGACTTTTGCTGGTTCCACTTGCATCCCAGCCTTCTACAAATACACAGCATGAGAGATTAGGTCTGCAAGTATACAATGAGCTACAAGCGCAGATGGGAGGGAGGAAGCATATTAGCTTCAATGACCACAGAGATGTATTTCACTACCCAAAAGAGGACACCCATGAAGAAGAGAtggagaaagaggaggaagaagatgtGGGCGAAGATGATGGTACAGAGGTGGAAGAGGAGGAAGCTGATGAGGAAGATCCAGTGACAGAGGCAGAGAGGCTTCAGTTTAGTAGCGCGGGATGTCCCAACCCTGAGGAAGAGGCAGAGCAGGAAGAAGCAGAGTATTTGTCAATGTTCGAAGAGAGTGATAGTAATGTCCACATAGACATTCCCAAAGAGGTCTGCGGACTCAGGATGCGAAATAGGAGGGAGACGTAA
- the tub gene encoding tubby protein homolog isoform X2, translated as MEGVGGNRSMSYSRWSYDSTLDDEGTTLRQQKLDRQRVLLEQKQKKKRQEPLMVQSNVDGRSRTRRTKQSEEQAPLVESYLSSNSSTIYHVQEAKQEEVKVKADPQPPRSAKKGRASASSTPQTGSDKKERRAKHKGMDSLACQSEDSQIQILTVGHPSSEDGDVEPVMSCTPSQSKQDLRVTMLKKGISSSMNFDEEEDDDDEISSTSSQLNNNTRPGSATSKKSCKEVASAPTPPVTEPAIDVEDLEEFSLRPAPQGVRVKCRITRDKKGMDRGMYPTYYLHLEREDGKKVFLLAGRKRKKSKTSNYLISIDPTDLSRGGESFIGKLRSNLMGTKFTVYDSGLNPMKTTTSLEDSSMRQELAAICYETNVLGFKGPRKMSVIIPGMNMDHERVSIRPRNDHESLLARWQNKNTESVIELHNKTPVWNDDTQSYVLNFHGRVTQASVKNFQIIHDNDPDYIVMQFGRVAEDVFTMDYNYPMCALQAFAIALSSFDSKLACE; from the exons ATGACGAGGGCACCACCCTCCGACAGCAGAAGCTTGATCGGCAG CGAGTGCTCCTTGAgcaaaagcagaagaagaagcgtCAAGAACCTTTGATGGTCCAGTCCAACGTGGATGGACGATCTCGCACCCGCCGCACCAAACAGAGTGAGGAGCAGGCTCCTTTGGTGGAATCCTACCTCAGCAGTAACAGCAGCACCATCTACCATG TTCAAGAAGCCAAGCAGGAGGAGGTGAAAGTGAAAGCAGACCCGCAGCCGCCTCGCTCAGCGAAAAAGGGCAGAGCGTCGGCCAGCTCCACTCCTCAGACAGGCAGTGACAAGAAGGAGAGGAGAGCGAAGCACAAAG GAATGGACAGCCTGGCCTGCCAATCAGAGGACAGTCAGATCCAAATCTTAACAGTCGGTCACCCCTCGTCAGAAGATGGCGATGTCGAGCCGGTCATGAGCTGCACTCCGTCACAGAGCAAGCAGGACCTACGGGTGACCATGCTCAAAAAAG GCATATCCAGCAGTATGAATTTTGATGAGGAAgaagatgatgacgatgaaATTAGTTCCACTTCCTCACAgctcaacaacaacacaagaCCAGGCTCTGCCACCAGCAAGAAGTCATGCAAG GAGGTTGCATCAGCGCCAACTCCACCAGTCACTGAACCCGCCATTGATGTGGAAGACCTGGAAGAGTTTTCCTTGCGACCTGCACCGCAGGGGGTCCGAGTGAAGTGCAGAATCACCAGGGATAAGAAAGGCATGGACAGAGGCATGTACCCCACCTACTATCTTCACTTGGAGCGAGAGGATGGCAAGAAG GTGTTCCTGTTAGCAGGcaggaagaggaaaaagagTAAAACCTCCAATTACCTCATCTCTATTGATCCCACTGATCTGTCTCGAGGTGGAGAAAGCTTCATTGGTAAATTGAG GTCAAACCTCATGGGGACCAAGTTCACTGTATACGACAGTGGTCTGAACCCGATGAAGACCACCACCAGCCTTGAAGACAGCAGTATGCGCCAAGAGCTCGCAGCCATTTGCTAT GAAACCAATGTCTTGGGATTTAAGGGACCTCGTAAAATGAGCGTTATCATCCCAGGCATGAACATGGACCATGAGAGAGTGTCAATTCGCCCACGAAAT GACCATGAGTCATTGCTGGCAAGGTGGCAGAACAAGAACACAGAGAGTGTGATTGAACTTCATAACAAAACTCCGGTGTGGAATGATGATACACAATCGTATGTGCTCAACTTCCACGGCAGAGTGACTCAGGCCTCTGTCAAAAATTTCCAAATCATTCACGACAACGACC CTGACTACATTGTGATGCAGTTTGGCCGTGTGGCAGAGGACGTCTTCACCATGGACTATAACTACCCAATGTGTGCCCTTCAAGCCTTTGCCATCGCCCTCTCCAGCTTTGACAGCAAGTTAGCCTGCGAATAG